In the genome of Candidatus Dependentiae bacterium, one region contains:
- a CDS encoding metallophosphoesterase: MKKIILFTIFLFISNNLNSELYNYKDSGFEQLKQIFEESQLSELDKFNEQYFGIYDNWFGTNFNLISELNENILPETLNKIFKYYLKNSITEKYYEYISKNIEKTELNIENPQIKSFHYKPILKSDFTAGDLSINYASADSEILLVGDIHSKYTETLQKIIAWLVLNKYLGSNFKLKKNCFLIFLGDYSDRGIQGLSVIAAIILLKIFNPENVFIIKGNHETLEYLKNIRKDNQSLMAEALNLTNYNIENADLILKHIELIYATLPKNISIINPLNSWLSTKNLLACHGDELSYWNDIYPQKFFDELDYKEYEKSIPSPRGDEYIIWNAKYKARKLKRDGYSCLVKAHEHLEAKDPKRTTSPSAVFQKVIYDNISEEYSTYSIGAKNIGFKNFPIIVTIAGSVGEEINYYPTIVKVIPDKKSSSKWQTQIINCS; encoded by the coding sequence ATGAAAAAAATTATTTTATTCACAATCTTTTTATTTATTTCAAATAATTTAAACAGCGAGTTATACAATTATAAAGACTCGGGCTTTGAACAACTTAAACAAATTTTTGAAGAATCTCAATTAAGCGAATTAGACAAATTTAATGAACAATATTTTGGAATTTATGACAACTGGTTTGGAACAAATTTTAACCTAATTTCAGAGCTTAATGAAAACATTTTACCGGAAACACTAAATAAAATATTTAAATATTATTTGAAAAATTCAATAACCGAAAAATATTATGAATATATTTCAAAAAATATAGAAAAAACAGAATTAAATATAGAAAACCCCCAAATAAAATCTTTTCATTACAAACCCATTTTAAAATCAGATTTTACAGCCGGAGATTTGTCTATAAATTATGCAAGTGCTGATTCTGAAATCTTATTGGTTGGAGATATTCACTCAAAATATACCGAAACATTACAAAAAATTATAGCTTGGCTAGTCTTAAATAAATATTTGGGCTCAAATTTTAAGCTTAAAAAAAATTGTTTTTTAATATTTCTTGGAGATTATTCAGATAGAGGAATTCAAGGCTTATCTGTAATAGCAGCAATAATACTTTTAAAAATATTTAACCCTGAAAATGTATTTATAATAAAAGGTAACCATGAAACACTCGAATATTTAAAAAACATACGAAAAGATAATCAATCATTAATGGCAGAAGCGCTAAATTTAACAAATTATAATATTGAAAACGCAGATCTAATACTAAAACATATAGAACTTATATACGCAACACTACCCAAAAATATCTCTATTATTAATCCACTAAATTCATGGCTTTCTACAAAAAATTTATTGGCCTGTCATGGCGACGAACTTTCTTATTGGAATGATATTTATCCGCAGAAATTTTTTGATGAATTAGATTATAAAGAATATGAAAAATCAATACCAAGTCCAAGAGGTGATGAATATATAATTTGGAATGCCAAATATAAAGCAAGAAAATTGAAACGGGACGGATATTCATGCTTAGTAAAAGCTCATGAGCATCTGGAGGCAAAAGATCCAAAAAGAACTACAAGCCCATCTGCCGTATTTCAAAAAGTAATCTATGACAATATAAGCGAAGAATATTCTACATATTCCATTGGCGCAAAAAACATTGGCTTTAAAAATTTTCCAATAATAGTTACAATTGCCGGAAGCGTAGGAGAAGAAATAAATTATTATCCAACAATAGTAAAAGTAATACCTGATAAAAAAAGTAGCAGTAAATGGCAAACACAAATAATAAACTGCTCTTAA
- a CDS encoding metallophosphoesterase: MKKIIILLTITILIAQNNLSSTLYDYKDSGFPTLEQIFGDSQQENIDVENEKYHGIYDNWFLNNFNKQIALNDNIHPAILNKILKYYLNKNIDKINEIKAKQQNPVDTKITEILTKNIGSNLDGTSKAEYIKYNPVFDQDFDSKDILLRLKNKNAKIYCVGDIHAQYNATLQEIIAWLIHKKILGANFKLEESCYLVFQGDYTDRGYQGISVIAAIILLQIFNPEKVYILKGNHETLSFLDVPKELMFKDSVMAEALKLTDYDEYNTNLLLNHLELFYATLPTCLSITNPLKSKNVALICHGYGKNYWADVYPTECFKYLDDFYKKSVPSHRGSSNIYNAEYVIDEITKKNYSAIIKAHDHTISKKPERYITFDNEETKVINKNYEFELTTPSIGAVNIGLPGVFPIIVNIAGPIRSSGEISIEYLPTIVELTPNTNTIYNWKINAMDCSIRN; the protein is encoded by the coding sequence ATGAAAAAAATAATAATATTATTAACAATAACAATTTTAATTGCACAAAATAATTTAAGCAGCACATTATATGACTATAAAGATTCGGGTTTTCCCACACTTGAACAAATTTTTGGCGATTCTCAGCAAGAAAATATCGATGTCGAAAATGAAAAATATCACGGAATTTATGACAACTGGTTTTTAAATAATTTTAATAAACAAATAGCATTAAACGATAATATTCATCCTGCAATTTTAAACAAAATATTAAAATATTATTTAAATAAAAATATCGATAAAATAAATGAAATTAAAGCAAAACAGCAAAATCCCGTAGATACAAAAATAACAGAAATTCTTACCAAAAATATTGGCAGTAATTTAGATGGAACAAGTAAAGCTGAATACATAAAATATAACCCAGTTTTTGATCAAGATTTCGATTCAAAGGACATACTTCTAAGATTAAAAAACAAAAATGCAAAAATTTATTGTGTTGGAGATATACATGCGCAATACAATGCAACATTGCAAGAAATAATTGCATGGTTGATACATAAAAAAATTTTAGGTGCCAATTTTAAACTGGAAGAATCCTGCTATCTTGTATTTCAAGGTGATTATACCGATAGAGGATATCAAGGCATCTCAGTAATAGCAGCCATAATTCTTTTACAAATATTTAACCCCGAAAAAGTTTACATTTTAAAAGGCAATCACGAAACCTTAAGTTTTTTAGATGTTCCTAAAGAACTTATGTTTAAAGATTCCGTAATGGCTGAAGCACTAAAATTAACGGACTATGATGAATACAATACCAATTTACTTTTAAACCATTTGGAACTTTTTTATGCAACATTACCAACTTGTTTAAGTATAACAAACCCATTAAAATCAAAAAATGTTGCATTGATATGTCATGGTTATGGTAAAAATTATTGGGCAGATGTATATCCGACTGAATGTTTCAAATATCTTGATGATTTTTATAAAAAATCAGTACCAAGTCATAGAGGATCTTCCAATATATACAATGCTGAATATGTTATTGATGAGATAACTAAAAAAAATTATTCTGCCATAATAAAAGCGCATGATCATACAATATCCAAAAAACCGGAACGATATATAACTTTCGATAATGAAGAAACTAAAGTTATAAATAAAAATTATGAATTTGAATTAACAACGCCATCGATTGGAGCTGTAAATATAGGCCTTCCAGGTGTATTTCCAATTATAGTAAATATAGCAGGTCCAATTAGATCATCGGGTGAAATTTCTATAGAATATTTACCAACGATCGTCGAACTTACCCCAAACACAAATACAATATATAATTGGAAAATAAATGCAATGGATTGCTCAATAAGAAATTAA
- the mutS gene encoding DNA mismatch repair protein MutS: MIEQKITPLMQQYFQIKSQYENAILLFQVGDFYELFFDDAKIISKFLNIALTSRGKNNGENIPLCGIPVHALNHYLIKLVRGGFKVVICDQLTKPTPGKVVERGVTQVFTPGTLTDSSMLDEKSASYIVSVFPNPKNYGLIFTELLTAQLFATTIPIKEIKILESELARYNPDEIILPKIKSNNSYFSYFKNLGYFAAESEYIPNDHNFDSSKLWLEKQFNEQTIKTLLNYPEIGYSLHTLYFYLKKNQEKSLDQFNKINFYKPDDYLILDSATLKNLEILKNNQDSGRKNSLLEILDKAKTPMGSRQIKKWLSRPLISKEKITERSKVVTEFCKNINFMQQIEEILSNINDLERIAGRIALNRANRIDYLSLKQSLILIPNLNILLLNYKNLDYIQKITAKFYDFSPLINLIESSINEDISGEWIIKKGFDLYLDRLRSLVQDSQKEILKLEQQEISKTGISSLKIRYNNISGYYIEITNPNLNSVPQYYQEQQKLVNRKRFTTQELKNLEQEIFKAQNEIDIVQTEVFNRVKEEVGTYLNQLRNLAQSISWLDAIFSFAKIAYENNYTTPVFNDNNEIFIKSGRHPVVEQKLENNFEPNDTSLNNKENLWIITGPNMGGKSTYLRQVALICIMAQCGSLIPAQMANMPILDRIFTRIGSGDNLAQGKSTFLVEMEEAATICTQATKNSLVILDEVGRGTSTFDGIALAQSIIEHINQNLGAKCLFATHYHELTELEKIFPTIANYHMLSKKINDTVIFLHKIAPGIADSSFGIEVAKLANLPTKLITRANEILNTIKTEHSPFKNIKFNESKNIFSNQTSVFDLNKKEHDAKINALLDKIIILENKLKEKESEIVSIKNLNLDELSPKQVFDFIWKIKNKES; the protein is encoded by the coding sequence ATGATTGAACAAAAAATAACCCCATTAATGCAACAATATTTTCAAATAAAATCACAATATGAAAACGCCATACTTTTATTTCAAGTTGGTGATTTTTATGAACTCTTTTTTGACGATGCAAAAATTATATCAAAATTTTTAAACATAGCATTAACTTCCAGAGGTAAAAATAACGGCGAAAACATACCGCTTTGCGGCATACCGGTTCATGCGCTTAATCACTACTTAATAAAACTTGTACGAGGCGGATTTAAAGTTGTAATCTGCGATCAACTTACAAAACCTACTCCGGGTAAAGTTGTAGAAAGAGGCGTTACACAAGTTTTTACACCCGGAACTTTAACCGACAGCTCAATGCTTGATGAAAAATCGGCAAGTTATATCGTGTCAGTTTTTCCAAACCCAAAAAATTACGGCTTAATTTTTACAGAACTTTTAACAGCCCAGCTTTTTGCAACAACAATACCAATTAAAGAAATTAAAATTTTAGAATCCGAGCTGGCTCGCTATAACCCCGATGAAATTATTTTGCCAAAAATAAAAAGTAACAACAGCTACTTTAGTTATTTTAAAAATCTAGGATATTTTGCAGCAGAATCCGAATATATTCCAAATGATCACAATTTTGACAGCTCAAAATTGTGGCTTGAGAAACAATTTAACGAACAAACTATAAAAACTTTATTAAACTATCCGGAAATAGGATACAGCTTACACACGCTTTATTTTTATCTGAAAAAAAATCAGGAAAAATCTTTAGATCAATTTAACAAAATAAATTTTTACAAACCTGACGATTATTTAATTTTAGACAGTGCAACATTAAAAAATTTAGAGATTTTAAAAAACAATCAAGATAGCGGCAGAAAAAACAGTCTTTTGGAAATTTTGGATAAAGCAAAAACACCAATGGGATCAAGACAAATCAAAAAATGGCTTTCCCGACCACTGATTAGTAAAGAAAAAATAACCGAACGCAGCAAAGTTGTAACTGAGTTTTGTAAAAATATAAATTTCATGCAACAAATTGAAGAAATTTTATCAAACATAAATGATTTGGAAAGAATTGCCGGAAGAATAGCTTTAAATAGAGCAAACAGAATTGATTATTTAAGTTTAAAACAAAGCTTAATACTTATTCCAAACTTAAATATATTATTACTAAATTATAAAAATTTAGATTACATACAAAAAATTACAGCCAAATTTTACGATTTTTCGCCACTTATAAATCTTATAGAATCAAGCATAAATGAAGATATTTCCGGAGAATGGATAATCAAAAAAGGCTTTGATTTATATTTGGACAGATTAAGATCATTAGTTCAAGACAGTCAAAAAGAAATCTTAAAATTGGAACAACAGGAAATATCAAAAACCGGTATTTCAAGTCTTAAGATAAGATATAACAATATATCGGGTTATTATATAGAAATAACAAATCCAAATTTAAATTCTGTCCCGCAGTATTATCAAGAACAACAAAAGTTGGTAAATAGAAAAAGATTTACAACTCAGGAATTAAAAAATCTGGAACAAGAAATTTTTAAAGCTCAAAACGAAATTGATATTGTTCAAACCGAGGTATTTAACAGAGTAAAAGAAGAAGTTGGCACATATTTAAATCAATTGAGAAATTTGGCACAAAGCATATCTTGGCTTGATGCTATTTTTAGTTTTGCAAAAATTGCATATGAAAATAATTATACTACACCGGTCTTTAACGATAATAACGAAATTTTTATCAAATCGGGCAGGCATCCGGTAGTTGAACAAAAACTGGAAAACAATTTTGAACCAAACGATACAAGTTTAAATAATAAAGAAAATCTGTGGATTATAACAGGACCCAATATGGGCGGTAAATCAACATATTTAAGACAAGTTGCCTTAATTTGCATTATGGCGCAATGCGGAAGCTTGATACCTGCTCAAATGGCAAATATGCCAATTTTAGACCGAATTTTCACACGAATCGGATCCGGCGATAATTTGGCGCAAGGCAAAAGTACATTTTTGGTAGAAATGGAAGAAGCGGCAACAATTTGCACGCAAGCAACAAAAAACAGTCTTGTGATTTTAGATGAGGTTGGCAGAGGAACAAGTACATTTGATGGAATTGCACTTGCGCAATCGATTATTGAACATATCAATCAAAATTTGGGTGCAAAATGTTTGTTTGCAACACATTATCATGAACTTACGGAATTGGAAAAAATATTTCCAACCATCGCAAATTATCACATGCTTAGTAAAAAGATTAACGATACGGTTATTTTTTTACACAAAATAGCACCGGGTATTGCAGACAGCAGTTTTGGAATAGAAGTAGCAAAATTAGCGAATTTACCCACAAAATTAATTACTAGAGCAAATGAAATATTAAATACAATAAAAACAGAACACTCTCCTTTTAAAAATATAAAATTTAATGAATCAAAAAACATATTTTCAAACCAAACAAGCGTTTTTGATTTGAACAAAAAAGAACATGATGCAAAAATAAACGCGCTACTGGATAAAATAATTATTCTTGAAAATAAATTGAAAGAAAAAGAATCTGAAATTGTAAGTATTAAAAATTTAAATCTTGATGAACTCTCACCAAAACAAGTTTTTGATTTTATTTGGAAAATAAAAAATAAAGAAAGCTAG